Sequence from the Castanea sativa cultivar Marrone di Chiusa Pesio chromosome 12, ASM4071231v1 genome:
CCTTATCTCCCCAtatatctttcttctttgtGCAGGACTATCAAGCCGATTAATACAATCTTAGCAAGACAAATGATTATCTGGAGCTGCTGCTAGTTGTGGAGGTCCCTGTTTGAATCATTTATTCTTTGCAGATAATTGTGTCGTCTTTGGGAAAGCATCAAGTCCGACTTGTGATGAGATTCTCCGTGTTTTTGGCTGTCATGAGAAACCTTCAGGTCTGGTTGTTAACAAATAGTTTTGATTGTTATTTGGGGTTCCAGCTTTTATTGGTTGCTCTAGACGTGCTgcatttgaagatttaaaatCCCAAGTTTGGAGTAGACTATATGGTTGGAAGGAGAAGAATCTGCCTATTGTTGGGAAGGAAGTTCTGATAAAGTCAGTCATACAAGCCATCCCTTCCTATGTTATGAGCTTCTTCCAACTACCTGTGAGGTTATGCAAGGAACTCACTCAAACGACAGCTGCTTATTGGTGGGGACAGAAGCATTCAGAAAAGAAGATGCATTGGGCTATGGGACAACTTATGTGTTCCTAAAAGCAATGGTTGATTGGGTCAGGGAGCTGCAATCTTTTAATCTTGCTATGTTGGCTAAGCAAGGGTGGAAAATTTCGAATGATCCAGACTCATTCTTAGCAAGAATTTGGAGGGCCATGTAATATCCTCACTGTTCTTTCCGTCAAGCCAAGTTGGGTCATGCTCCATCATATACTTGACAAAGTGTATTAGCTGGAAGGAAAATACTGAAACAGGGACTGTGTTGGAGGATTGGAAATGGGGAAACTGTATTTTCAAAGATAGATGGCTTCCTGCTGCTGAATCTCATCAGATACTATCACCTGAAGTTACTTTCTTCCTGAAGCTAAGGTTGCTGAGTTGATAGATATGGTACTCATTTCTGGAGGCTTGATCTTTTAAGGCAGTCATTTATGCCTCTTGATATTTAGAATATTCCAATAGTCCCATCTGTTTTAGTATTGTTTGGAATTGAAGATAGAAGTTCTGGTGTGGGAAGCTTTGTCTAAAGCTGAATCCTCCTTAACTGGCTCATTGGGCACGAGCTTATGAAATTAGAGTTGTCATCTACTTGTGTGCAAGGGAGCTTTACCAGCGAAAGACAACCTCCAACGTTGAAAGATCCTTACGGAGAGTACCTGTGTACATCGAAAGGCTCATCAATAAACCTATTCATGCATTACGGTCATACATGCTCAGTTGATACAAGGGATTACCCAGTATCAAGGGATTACATTGGTGGCTGCTTCATGAGCTAGTTGATCAATTACGGTCCAATGAGCTGTGTTTGTTCTGCACAATTGTATGGAAAATCTGGACTGTTCAAAACCTGTGCCGAGTGGATGGGCTGTGGCGAGATCATTCTGTCATACTTCAGCAAGTAGttcagcacttttaaggaataCTCGATAGTTATTTAAAGCAAATTTTGCTTGTTGCCACTGTCATTCGGACTTGAAAGCAGGGTTGGGGGATAATTGTTCATGACTACGAGGGATTGGTCcaagctgttttttttttaccgctTCAAAGCTATAAGGCTGGGAGACGTGCCATTTTAGAGAATATTCTTTCAACTACTTGTTGATTTAGATTTAAAATGTAGCATGGATTTTCTTGGTGCTGTAATCAGTTAACTGTGGTTAAGTCAGCTGTTATTGCAGTTTGTTAACTTagataattaattttcattCTGTTAGAGGTAATTTGACTTTGTTGGAAGATAAATAAGCACTGTGattgtataataaataaataagcacaTTTTAGGCTCAAAATACACCCAAATTATGTAAAATTACTTAAAAACACATAACATTAATAATAgcactatttaattttttattttttatttattttttttttttaggagaatgAAGGAAGAGAGGAAATAGTGATTTTTGTGTgtcaaaaaagataaaataaaatagaataaaatattttaatattttcaatgaaaTATGGCATAAAGataaaggattaaaaaaaagataaaggatattttaaaaagtacgtaaaataatatatatatatatatatatatatatatattcatgtacTAAAATAAACACACATTTGCATGAGCTTATTTAATAGAGTGCCTGGACTGTATGTTAATGTTATATATCAGAGAATTGGGAAAAATACTTCTCAATATGATTAGAAAGATCAGACTTACAGCTTATATACAgtacaaaataagtaaaactaAGTAACTAACTGAACTATGCACATGTGAACACTAAAGTAACTAACCAGCTCACGTGTGGTAATTAACAACATTAAGTCACTAACAGTATTAAATACAATGCTACATGTAGTTTCAGTCCTAAAACTACTAGTCGTTTTCTCTGTTTTGTAATTCTGCAGCTTCACTTGGTCTTGCTTCTGTCAAGGCTTGACTTGATGCTTGCTTCTCATGCTTCTCATACTTTTGTTGCATATTTTGATACTCCCCCTCAAGGGAAACTGCAGAATGTATATTAACCATTCCTATTTTACAAACCAAATTAGAGAATTGATTAAATCCTAATGCCTTAGTGAGCAAATCAGCTATCTGACAGTGTGTTCTCACATGAATTAACTTGATAACTCTATCAAGCATCTTGTCTCTCACTTCATGGCAATCTATCTCAATATGCTTTGTCCTTTCATGAAAAACTGGATTTGAGCCAATATGCAATGCAACCTAGCTGTCACAAAATAGTAAGGCCTCCCTCTTGTGTTCAATCCCAATATCTCTAAGGAAATACAACACCCAAAAAATCTGACAAGTAGCCACAGTCATAACTCGATACTCTGCTTCTGCAGAAGACCTAGACACTGTGCATTGTTTCTTGGACTTCCATGATACTAGTGAATCCCCAATAAACACACTAAAACCAGTCACTGACCTCCTTGTATCAAGGCATGAAGCCCAATCCGAATCAGCAAAAGCTTTAACATGAAGCTCTGATTTTGATGAGAACAatattctttttcttggttCATTCTTCAAGTATTGCAAAACTCTATACATAACATCTAGGTGAGGTTTCCTTGGGTCTGCCATGTTTTGACTTAACCTATGAACTGCATAGGTGATGTCTAGCCTGGTAATAATCAAGTACAATAGCCTACTTACTTAGCTTGACATTTTGTTCCATTGGTGTCTTGGCTGGCTTGCATCCTAGAAACCTTGCATCACTCAACACCtcaagaatatattttcttttacacAATACAATTCCTTGATCTGACCTAGCAACCTCAAGTCCAAGGAAAAATCTCAAATCCCCCAAATCTTTGAGTTTAAATTTCTGATTCAACAACACCTTAAACTCATCTACTACTGCCTTATTGTTGCTAGCCAATAAAACATCATCCACATAAAACCAAAAGTATAAAGAAGGACTGACCTGTCTACCTAGTGAAGAGAGAATAATCAGCCTTAGACTGCACAAAACCCAAGTCTTGAATCAAAGTACTTGAGAACTTAGCAAACCATTGTCTTGAGGCTTGCTTGAAACCATCTCCCCCTGGCTATGGAACCCTGGTGGAAGAGCCATATAGACCTCCTTAGTCAAATCCCCATGCAAGAATGCATTATTAACGTCCAATTGCCCAAGGTACCAGCCCTTAACAGCTGCCACAACAAGAAGACACTTAACTGAGACCATTTTTGCAACAAGGGAGAAAGTCTCAGTGTAATCAATCCCTTCTTTTTTAGTGAACCCCTTGGCAACCAGCCTTACCTTATACCTCTTAATTGACCCATTAGACTTGTACTTGACTTTATAAACCCATTTGCAGCCTATAGGCTTCTTGTTGGGAGGCAAGGAAGTCAAAGTCCAAGTGTTATTAGCCTCTAAAGCAACTATTTCAGCAGCCCTAACATCTTGCCACTTTGGATCAGAAACTACTTGATAGTAGTGTAAGGGCTCAACGATTGAAGAGATAGAACAACAAAAGGTTTTGAAGGAAGGAGAAAGAGACTTACAGGAAGGATGAGATGTTAAGGGATGAGAGGTACCTGTGTGAAGAACAGCAGTAGTAGGAGTGGAAGTAACCATGTTACAATGGTAGGCTTGGAGATAAGAAGGTCTTTTATGAACTTTAGAAGAGTTTCTTAAAGGAATGGGATCAATGAGGGGTTTAGGAGGTTCAACAGGAACATCATGCATAAATTCATCATCAACCTCATGATGCAATTGAAAAATAGTATCATCCATAGAAGAAGCAGATGGAGAAACCAAATgagaagaggaagatgaaggcaGATCATCAAAAGGAAGAGGAGACGTACAAGGTAAAGGAACAGGTAGCTCAGATTTAGAATGAGAAACAGATGcaaggaaaggaaaaattgATTCATGAAAGACAACATCTCTACTAATAAAAACAGTATGAGTGTGCAAATCAAAAACCTTATAACCTTTGACATTGAAAGGGTAGCCAATGAAAACACATCTCCTAGACCTAGGATCAAACTTAGACCTAGTATTAGCAATGGTTGAAGCAAAACATTCACACCCAAAAACTCTCAAGTGATCATAAGAAGgaggtttatgaaaaagaaGTTCAAAAGGGGTCTTATTGTTGAGCAAAGGAGAAGGAAGTCTGTTGATCAAGTATGCAGCAGTGAGCACATAGTctgttaggaatgctataagtatagagataataattgttgtaatgagatttagttagttacaattccaagcatgttaataatgttaggaatgctataagtatagggataataattgttgtaatgagatttagttagttagttagttacaattttaagcatgttaatcacatttagcacatgttggaaatattaatgcacatgggaaataataaaaccaatgttaatcacatttagcacatgttggaattattaatacaCATGGAGAATATTAGTTACAATAGGATAAGGTCATGTGGGCCAAAGAAATTAGAGcgagtctcctataaatacatgattgtaatccaatattagatatgaattgaataataaaccaacttcttagtgcattagtgcatctctttctctcttaatctctctttctctatggagggtgactacctcgaattaagtcaatttccttACAATTCACACCAATCTCCCTACAATTCATACCCATCTCCATTGGGaacctctaggttcctaacatAGTCACCCCAAAAAGGAATAGGCAAATTTGACTGAAATTGTAAGGTCCTAGCAATAGAAAGTAAGTGTTGATGTTTTCTCTCCACAACagaattttgttgtggagtataAACACAACTGTGTTGGTGAATAATGCCATTAGAAGCAAAGAAATCTGGCATATTAAATTCCAATGCATTATCAGTCCTCATTTGCTTAATTTTAACATTGAATTGAGTAAAAACCATGGTATGAAAAGTCATAATAAGAGACTTCACATTAGACTTAGATTTCATTAAGTAAACCCATGTAGCTCTAGTTGCATCATCAACAATAGTCAAGAAGTACTTGTAACCATCCAAGGTAGGAGTAGAATATGGACCCCAAACATCTATATGCAACAAATCAAATGCAGAAGCACTGAGATTATTATTAAAAGGAAATGGCAAACGTTTTTGTTTAGCCAAAGGACAAATGTTACAAGCATTATTACAAGAAGTTttcagaaaaggaaaaacatgaCTTAAAGCTTGTAACCTAGAATCTGATGGATGTCCTAATCTGCTATGCCAGAGGGAAGAAAGTGTGTTTGCTGAAGTTGCAACTGAGAAAGAATTAGAAACAGTATTCAGATTATGACTTGCCAGGAATTCAGCAAGAGAGCTTGAAGAATGTTGATGAGTGCTACCAGATTGTAATAGATACAAACCATCATTTGCTTGCCCCACTCCAATCGTTCTCCAACAAGTAAGGTCTTGGATAAAACAGAAGGTAGATAAGAAAAGAAGGCAACAAGGGTGAGATTTAGTGATGGTGCTAAAAGAAAGAAGgttaaagatgaaaaaagacACACATAAGACATTATGAAGTGTGAGGGAAGAAGAAAGTATAATAGTTCCAATATGTGTGACAGAGGCAGTTTCACCATTAGGCAATTCAACTATAGACTGAGTAATAGCAATAATAGAAGACAAAAGATTCATTGAGCAAGCAATGTGGTCAATAGCTCTAGTATCAATAACCCAAACATCAGAATTGTAAGCCCTTCTATTAACCACCTTTGCAAAAAAAACAGAATGAGAAACATCTATACCTACCattgcagaagaagaagaaggaacaCATGTTAAAGAAGCATCCTTGCCATGAATATCCATGCCTTGAACAGCAAACACAAGAGGAGAACATGGAGTAATCAATGCAAGAAGCCGCTGACACTATTCTGGGTAAAAGCTAAACTGTTGGGATTTGGTCAAGGCATCAACTCGTGTGACTGAATGGCAGAGACTTGATGAACCATTGGAGGCTTATTTTTGAACTTCAAACTAGGAGGGAAGCCATGTAATCAATAGCATTTGTCTGCTATATGACCAATCTTGCCACAGTGAGTACAAATAGGCTTGTCCTTGCCCTTGACACCATTACCACCAGAGGTAATACCAGCATTAAAAGTTTGCATCTTTGCAACCAAAGCAGTTGAATCAACCTTCACACCAGATTGATGAGGAACTGATCTTTGCATCGCTTCTTGTATCAACAAAGCATAGACTTTGTTAACAAAAGGTAAAGAATCCATGAGCAACACTTGAGACCTCACTTGGGAAAAAGATTCATTTAAACCCATTAAAAACTTCAACACTGATTCCCTAACTTGCAAATCACTAAGCCTCTTATTCACATTGCACACACATTTTCCACATGTACAAGAAGGAAATGGACTGTAACTTCGCAATTGGTCCTAAAGCCCTTTCAATTGAGTAAAGAAGTCAGTTACAGAAACTTCACCTTGGTGTAGATCAGCAATTTCCTTCTGAAGATTGTAGATTCTTGGTCCATTGCTCTGTGCAAATCGATTCCTcaaatcagcccaaatctccaAAGTCGTGTCTTCATAAATGATACTTGTTTGAAGTTTTGTTAACAGTGAGTTGGTTAACCAAGTTCCAACCATATTATCACATCTAATCCAAGCCTGAACAGCTGAAGGAGTAGACACCATTGGagatgaaaaagtgagagaacCATCAATGAATCCCAGTTTGTTCTTGGTGAGTAACACTTTCCTCACAGCTCAAGCCCATGCTGAGTAGTTCTCTCCACCAATCAAAGGCTAAGTCACAAGAACTGTACTCGGACTCTCTGCGTGATGCAAGAATACAGGATCATCCATTGGTGAATCTTGCGAAGACAAAGATGCAACATTCTCTGATGTAGTGGCACCTTGAGTTGCAGTAGAAACCATTGTTAACAATGAAGAATTTTCTtagggaaagaaagaaa
This genomic interval carries:
- the LOC142620755 gene encoding uncharacterized protein LOC142620755, whose translation is MVSTATQGATTSENVASLSSQDSPMDDPVFLHHAESPTVQAWIRCDNMVGTWLTNSLLTKLQTSIIYEDTTLEIWADLRNRFAQSNGPRIYNLQKEIADLHQGEVSRLSDLQVRESVLKFLMGLNESFSQVRSQVLLMDSLPFVNKVYALLIQEAMQRSVPHQSGVKVDSTALVAKMQTFNAGITSGGNGVKGKDKPICTHCGKIGHIADKCY